The Papaver somniferum cultivar HN1 chromosome 3, ASM357369v1, whole genome shotgun sequence genome includes a region encoding these proteins:
- the LOC113358376 gene encoding mitogen-activated protein kinase homolog MMK2-like produces the protein MSGESGSGPGDNNNIRGILTHGGRYVRYNVYGNLFEVSTKYVPPIRPVGRGAYGIVCAAINSETREEVAIKKIGNAFDNRIDAKRTLREIKLLRHMDHENIIAIKDIIRPPQRESFDDVYIVYELMDTDLHQIIRSTQQLTDDHCQYFLYQLLRGLRYVHSANVLHRDLKPSNLFLNANCDLKIGDFGLARTTSETDFMTEYVVTRWYRAPELLLNCSEYTAAIDIWSVGCILGEILTREPLFPGKDYVHQLRLITELLGSPDDSSLGFLRSDNARRYVRQLPQYPKQHFSARFSQMSQGAIDLLEKMLVFDPIKRITVEEALCHPYLKFLHDINDEPICARPFYFDFEQPSFTEVNIKELIWRESVKFNPDPTH, from the exons atgtctGGAGAATCGGGTTCTGGTCCAGGTGACAATAACAACATAAGGGGAATTCTGACTCATGGAGGTCGTTACGTTCGATATAATGTGTATGGAAACCTATTTGAGGTTTCCACTAAGTACGTTCCACCCATTCGACCCGTTGGTCGTGGTGCTTATGGCATTGTTTG TGCTGCTATAAATTCAGAGACAAGAGAAGAGGTTGCAATTAAGAAAATCGGCAATGCTTTTGACAACAGAATAGATGCAAAACGAACATTAAGAGAAATTAAGCTTCTCCGACACATGGATCATGAAAAT ATTATTGCTATCAAGGACATAATACGGCCTCCGCAGCGAGAGTCCTTCGATGATGTGTACATTGTTTATGAGCTGATGGACACTGATCTTCATCAGATAATACGCTCCACCCAGCAATTAACAGATGACCATTGCCAG TACTTCTTATACCAGCTATTACGAGGACTAAGATATGTACACTCTGCAAATGTCTTACATCGTGATCTTAAGCCCAGCAATTTATTTCTAAATGCTAATTGCGACCTTAAGATCGGTGACTTTGGATTGGCTAGAACGACTTCTGAAACAGATTTCATGACCGAGTATGTTGTCACTCGTTGGTATCGGGCACCTGAGTTGCTCCTTAATTGTTCAGAGTACACTGCTGCGATCGATATTTGGTCCGTGGGTTGCATACTTGGTGAAATATTGACTCGAGAACCCCTGTTTCCAGGAAAAGATTATGTTCATCAGCTGAGGCTCATCACAGAG CTACTAGGTTCACCAGATGACTCCAGCCTAGGGTTCTTGCGGAGTGATAATGCACGAAGATATGTTAGGCAACTTCCACAATATCCAAAACAACATTTCTCTGCTAGATTCTCCCAGATGTCTCAAGGTGCAATTGATCTGCTAGAAAAAATGCTTGTTTTCGATCCAATCAAGCGCATTACAG TTGAAGAGGCACTGTGCCATCCTTACCTGAAATTTCTCCACGACATCAACGATGAGCCTATTTGTGCTAGGCCCTTCTATTTTGATTTCGAGCAACCATCATTCACTGA
- the LOC113358375 gene encoding probable serine/threonine-protein kinase At1g01540, translated as MASLIDTVYSELSKPTIVFGIKLWLLITICIGLFVFLILCCIITCCCRKSSKKHKVGSYSKNPNLEKIVTIPSNQSLVPPNQYLVPSNQSLVPDQVQIDVNKTEHQLSVTSNRHASNRHSSARSYRINRSTSDIELDSIAPLEISPMSWVRWFTLRELNDATDIFSNDNVIGEGQYGIVYRGVLPDATWVAVKWLFNSRGQAENEFKAEVEALGRIRHKNLVTLLGYCLEGTSRMLVYEYVDNGNLNQWLHKDVMQVSPLTWDMRLDILIGIAKGLSYLHEGLEHKIVHRDVKSCNILLDQYWNPKVADFGLSRVLDTDMTHVTTRVIGTYGYVAPEYACAGILNDRSDVYSFGVLVMEMVSGRSPSSFSESPDEMSLVDWLKKLIEMQRYNDIVDPKLPDIPSSKSLKSVLLLALRCVDPDAQQRPKMGQIVHMLESTDHLHNHEKHKITREASHSRH; from the exons ATGGCATCATTGATAGACACAGTATACAGTGAGCTTTCAAAACCCACTATCGTCTTTGGAATTAAATTATGGCTTCTAATTACGATTTGCATCGGCTTGTTCGTTTTTCTCATCCTATGCTGTATCATCACTTGTTGTTGCAGAAAATCTTCAAAAAAACATAAAGTTGGTTCATATTCTAAAAACCCTAACCTAGAAAAGATAGTTACAATTCCTTCTAATCAATCTCTTGTTCCTCCTAATCAATATCTTGTTCCTTCTAATCAATCTCTTGTTCCTGATCAAGTACAAATTGATGTGAACAAAACAGAGCATCAATTGTCAGTCACTTCTAATAGACATGCTTCAAATAGACATTCTTCTGCTCGTTCGTATAGAATTAATAGATCAACATCTGATATTGAATTGGATTCAATAGCTCCGTTAGAAATTTCACCTATGTCTTGGGTCCGTTGGTTTACTTTGAGAGAACTTAATGATGCAACTGATATCTTTTCAAATGATAATGTTATTGGAGAAGGTCAGTACGGAATCGTCTATCGAGGTGTTTTGCCTGATGCTACTTGGGTAGCCGTGAAATGGCTCTTCAATAGCAG AGGCCAAGCAGAAAATGAATTTAAAGCTGAGGTGGAAGCACTTGGGCGTATTAGGCACAAGAACTTGGTCACCTTGCTTGGATACTGTTTGGAGGGTACTTCCAG GATGCTTGTTTACGAGTACGTGGACAATGGTAATCTCAACCAGTGGCTGCATAAGGATGTAATGCAAGTCAGCCCTCTAACATGGGATATGCGCCTGGATATTCTGATCGGAATCGCAAAAGG ATTGAGCTACCTTCATGAAGGTCTAGAGCATAAGATCGTCCATCGAGATGTGAAGTCTTGCAATATATTGCTAGACCAATACTGGAATCCAAAGGTTGCTGATTTTGGACTTTCAAGGGTCTTAGATACTGACATGACCCACGTGACGACTCGTGTAATTGGAACATATGG CTATGTTGCGCCAGAATATGCTTGTGCTGGTATCTTGAATGACAGAAGCGATGTTTATAGCTTCGGTGTACTTGTTATGGAGATGGTTAGCGGGAGGAGCCCTTCCAGTTTCAGTGAATCCCCTGATGAG ATGAGTTTGGTGGATTGGTTAAAGAAGCTGATTGAGATGCAAAGATACAACGACATAGTGGATCCGAAATTGCCTGATATACCTTCCTCTAAGTCACTCAAAAGTGTTCTGCTACTTGCTCTTCGATGCGTTGATCCAGATGCACAACAAAGGCCTAAAATGGGCCAAATTGTGCACATGCTCGAGAGTACAGATCACTTGCATAACCATGAG AAACATAAGATCACGCGAGAGGCTTCTCATTCTCGTCATTGA